A genomic stretch from Candidatus Methanomassiliicoccus intestinalis Issoire-Mx1 includes:
- a CDS encoding transcriptional regulator gives MTREEAIETVRTMLTHAQFEVSKPLSMRGTRFDIVARRDEVLIIIKVLSNVDAFSKDNAEELLCISQALGASPILIGERSGSGEIESGIIYSRFGIPIISVGTLSDYIIENVPPLIFAASGGFYVKIDSELMHQIREEKNISLGTLAEIAGVSRRTIQMYEGGMGAMIDAALRLEEYLNQPILVPIDPFAPIQKLKTSQKKEIAPATVPQPSTQDVFSKEVFNTLSTMGFSVTPVTRSPFEALAQDSQILILTALGKDENSILSKAASVSDISRVTGRCSVVIIERGRGRESIGGTPLIDREELNSIDETYVLYDIVSSRSDSNETNKS, from the coding sequence ATGACTAGAGAAGAGGCCATTGAAACCGTAAGAACTATGCTTACACATGCACAGTTCGAAGTATCAAAGCCTCTTTCGATGAGGGGTACACGGTTCGATATTGTTGCTAGACGAGATGAAGTTTTGATAATTATCAAGGTTCTCAGCAACGTTGATGCATTTTCAAAAGATAATGCAGAAGAACTTCTATGCATAAGTCAAGCCTTAGGGGCATCTCCGATCCTCATAGGAGAACGGTCTGGATCCGGAGAGATAGAATCCGGCATAATATACTCCAGATTTGGAATTCCGATAATTTCTGTAGGAACGCTTTCAGACTACATAATTGAAAATGTCCCTCCGCTGATATTTGCAGCATCTGGAGGATTTTACGTAAAGATAGACAGCGAACTCATGCACCAGATCAGAGAAGAGAAGAACATATCTCTCGGAACTCTGGCTGAAATCGCAGGTGTATCAAGGCGTACAATACAAATGTACGAAGGCGGAATGGGGGCAATGATTGACGCTGCACTGAGGCTGGAAGAATATCTAAATCAACCCATATTAGTGCCTATAGATCCATTTGCCCCAATACAGAAGTTGAAAACATCGCAAAAAAAAGAGATTGCGCCGGCCACTGTTCCGCAGCCTTCTACTCAGGATGTATTCAGCAAGGAAGTGTTCAATACTCTGTCAACAATGGGATTTTCTGTAACTCCAGTTACCAGAAGCCCATTTGAAGCTTTAGCCCAGGACAGTCAGATATTGATACTTACTGCACTTGGCAAAGACGAAAACAGCATACTTTCTAAAGCAGCAAGCGTTTCAGACATATCGAGAGTTACCGGCAGATGTTCTGTAGTAATTATAGAAAGAGGCAGGGGCAGAGAAAGCATTGGCGGTACCCCCCTGATAGATCGCGAAGAACTCAACAGTATCGATGAAACTTATGTTCTCTATGATATCGTAAGCTCAAGGAGCGACAGTAATGAGACAAATAAAAGTTGA
- a CDS encoding ArsR/SmtB family transcription factor, which produces MEQMSDLDSILSVIENPARRQILEALVREPHYPLQLSKELGISQQAVVKHLKVLEENGLVESYTEKSDLKGPQRRKYYPIQTFSVVVDMGPNLFSAELISREQTAEDLVEKEGSQDVSELRDRMKKIEDELDMLNNRREELLAEKEKLLQSARETTSSIPDYMVRKIIHEFILHPDCSMNDIAKMISVRDDIVLDSIREWMSDW; this is translated from the coding sequence ATGGAACAGATGAGCGATCTCGATTCAATACTGTCAGTTATAGAAAATCCTGCGAGACGGCAGATTTTAGAAGCATTAGTCAGAGAACCTCATTATCCTTTGCAACTGTCTAAGGAATTAGGCATCAGCCAGCAGGCTGTGGTAAAACATCTCAAGGTTCTGGAAGAAAACGGCTTAGTGGAATCCTATACGGAGAAAAGCGACCTCAAAGGTCCGCAGAGGAGAAAGTACTATCCCATTCAGACGTTCAGCGTGGTGGTTGACATGGGGCCGAATCTATTCAGTGCTGAATTAATTTCCAGAGAACAAACAGCCGAAGATTTGGTTGAAAAAGAAGGGTCGCAGGATGTCTCTGAGTTAAGAGATCGCATGAAGAAAATTGAAGATGAACTTGATATGCTGAACAATAGGCGGGAAGAGCTTCTCGCAGAGAAAGAAAAGCTCCTGCAATCCGCAAGAGAAACAACTTCTTCAATTCCCGATTATATGGTTAGAAAGATAATTCATGAGTTTATTCTTCATCCAGACTGCAGTATGAATGATATTGCTAAGATGATCTCTGTAAGAGATGATATTGTTCTGGATTCGATCAGAGAATGGATGTCAGACTGGTAA
- the endA gene encoding tRNA-intron lyase — MPGELEEDRVMIKDSAEASTIYNKGCYGYPMSGGGLELDLMEASYLVESNRLEVVNSDGPITLEDLIRAASLIHRDFEIDYTVYRDLRQRGYIVKTGGDFNFRLFPRGGTPNNSQTKSWVMSVSERATFQIDPFVASIEQADQTRKELLTGVVDEEGDITYYHPCKSEPKGNVNVKWEGGPAVASLMEDRVLVFDQKSVEKLQDHGYYGKQTGAVLQLSLIEAAHLMEKGWLEVIRIASNRRINTDRFKKRALKFQPDFDLRLAVYNDLRSRSLIVKTGFKYGSHFRVYDDDPDKTHARWLVHSIPNDYETIWPEISRAVRLAHGVKKEILFARVSSEKIEYIKLTRVRP; from the coding sequence ATGCCTGGAGAGCTTGAAGAAGATCGGGTAATGATTAAAGACTCAGCTGAAGCTAGTACAATCTACAACAAAGGGTGCTATGGGTATCCCATGTCTGGCGGAGGCTTGGAGCTTGACCTGATGGAGGCATCATATCTTGTTGAGTCAAACCGGCTGGAAGTCGTGAACAGCGATGGCCCTATAACTCTGGAAGATCTGATTAGAGCGGCATCGCTGATCCACAGAGATTTTGAGATAGATTACACAGTGTACAGAGATCTAAGGCAGAGGGGATACATAGTTAAAACAGGCGGGGACTTTAATTTCCGTTTGTTCCCGCGAGGCGGAACACCAAATAACTCTCAAACCAAAAGCTGGGTAATGTCTGTAAGTGAGCGTGCAACTTTTCAGATCGATCCTTTTGTAGCCAGCATTGAACAAGCAGACCAAACAAGAAAAGAGCTCTTGACAGGAGTTGTTGACGAAGAAGGGGACATTACATACTACCACCCATGTAAATCCGAACCTAAGGGAAATGTAAACGTAAAGTGGGAAGGCGGACCCGCTGTAGCCTCGTTAATGGAAGACCGCGTTCTGGTATTTGATCAGAAGTCCGTAGAAAAGCTGCAGGATCACGGATACTATGGGAAACAAACAGGCGCCGTTCTTCAATTGTCATTGATTGAAGCTGCTCATCTTATGGAAAAAGGATGGCTGGAAGTCATCAGGATTGCTTCCAACAGGCGGATAAATACAGACCGTTTTAAGAAGAGAGCTTTGAAATTTCAGCCGGATTTTGATCTTAGGCTTGCAGTATACAACGATCTCCGGTCTAGATCATTAATAGTAAAAACCGGATTCAAATATGGGTCGCATTTTAGAGTGTATGACGATGACCCAGACAAAACTCACGCCAGATGGCTGGTTCATTCAATACCGAATGACTATGAAACGATCTGGCCAGAAATATCAAGGGCAGTTAGACTTGCACATGGCGTGAAAAAAGAGATTTTATTTGCCAGAGTCTCTTCTGAAAAAATAGAGTATATAAAGCTGACTAGAGTCAGACCCTAA
- a CDS encoding DUF5714 domain-containing protein, translated as MTDLLSLNTCVVCGEPILYRNTPETAICSVCGVQFDCEGSCANGHSVCKSCYDNKAINIIKTTCLGSESKNPYDIAIAIMKNSAVRMHDVKHHILVGASLLTAYNNAGGDIDDISAALDEMEKRGKQVPPGACGYFGSCGAAVSCGAFYSIISKSTPYSETQWGLVNTLTGTCLIEIGKIGGPRCCKRDSFIALNTAIDFVDSNLGIQMQKPDKLVCDFSERNKECIKEKCPYYNKEQLENHD; from the coding sequence ATGACTGACTTGTTGAGTCTGAATACTTGTGTTGTGTGTGGAGAGCCCATACTTTACAGAAACACCCCAGAAACCGCTATCTGTTCTGTATGTGGAGTACAGTTTGATTGTGAAGGCTCCTGTGCCAATGGACACAGTGTCTGTAAAAGCTGTTATGACAATAAAGCAATAAACATAATAAAAACAACATGCCTTGGATCTGAATCAAAAAACCCGTATGATATTGCAATTGCGATTATGAAGAATTCTGCAGTGCGAATGCATGATGTCAAGCATCATATCCTGGTGGGTGCATCACTGCTTACCGCATACAACAATGCTGGAGGAGATATTGATGACATATCCGCTGCTTTGGATGAAATGGAAAAGCGCGGCAAGCAGGTGCCTCCAGGTGCTTGTGGATACTTTGGATCCTGCGGGGCCGCGGTAAGTTGCGGAGCGTTTTACAGCATAATCTCAAAATCCACACCATACAGTGAAACTCAGTGGGGACTTGTAAACACTTTGACTGGTACATGCCTCATTGAAATTGGAAAAATCGGAGGTCCACGGTGTTGCAAACGTGATTCATTCATTGCATTGAACACCGCTATTGACTTTGTGGATTCTAATCTGGGTATACAAATGCAGAAACCTGATAAATTAGTATGTGATTTTAGTGAAAGAAATAAGGAATGCATAAAAGAAAAATGTCCATATTACAATAAGGAACAATTGGAAAATCACGATTGA
- a CDS encoding ATP-binding cassette domain-containing protein encodes MENIIEVRDLKKIFDKNIRAVDGVSFDVKEGEIFGFLGPNGAGKSTTISMITTLLTPTSGQIVIDGKDSVKSAKQVRKTIGLVPQALTADDQLSGRENMQLQADLYDVPKNVAKERIDELLSIVKLEEAADRRVDTYSGGMRKRLELAEGLIHHPKILFLDEPTLGLDIQTREIIWEYITNIKKQSGMTVFLTTHYLEEAESLCDRIAIIDRGKIIVIGTPDELKASLGGDLIEIEVDESQECRNTLRSIPGIDEIEYKDGKYILRTPNGDNAMESILSRIAEERWKIKNISLQKPSMNQVFLKYTGKSLRDDAGKMDKFAARAAAAQNRRRR; translated from the coding sequence ATGGAAAATATTATTGAAGTCAGGGATTTAAAAAAGATCTTTGACAAAAACATTCGTGCAGTTGATGGAGTAAGCTTCGATGTAAAAGAAGGAGAGATCTTTGGCTTTTTAGGACCGAATGGTGCTGGAAAGTCAACAACGATTTCAATGATTACCACTCTTCTGACACCTACAAGCGGGCAGATAGTAATAGACGGTAAAGATTCTGTCAAATCGGCTAAACAAGTACGTAAAACAATTGGTTTGGTGCCGCAGGCTCTGACAGCCGATGACCAGCTGTCTGGAAGAGAGAATATGCAGCTGCAGGCAGACCTATACGATGTTCCCAAAAATGTTGCAAAAGAGAGGATAGATGAACTTCTTTCAATAGTGAAATTAGAAGAAGCTGCTGACAGACGTGTTGATACATATTCTGGAGGGATGAGAAAAAGGCTGGAATTAGCAGAAGGTCTGATTCATCATCCAAAGATATTGTTCTTAGATGAACCAACACTGGGATTGGATATCCAAACTAGAGAGATCATCTGGGAGTACATAACAAACATAAAAAAACAAAGTGGAATGACTGTGTTCCTGACTACTCACTATCTAGAAGAAGCAGAATCTCTCTGTGACCGGATTGCAATAATTGATAGGGGAAAAATCATAGTTATCGGTACACCTGATGAACTGAAAGCTTCACTGGGTGGAGATTTAATTGAAATCGAGGTTGATGAATCGCAGGAGTGCAGAAACACCTTGAGATCAATACCTGGAATTGATGAAATCGAGTATAAAGATGGAAAATACATTCTTAGAACTCCAAATGGCGACAACGCCATGGAATCGATCTTATCTAGAATAGCTGAAGAGAGATGGAAGATTAAGAATATATCACTCCAGAAGCCCAGCATGAATCAGGTATTCTTGAAATACACAGGGAAATCATTGAGAGATGATGCTGGGAAGATGGACAAGTTTGCAGCAAGAGCCGCTGCAGCGCAGAACCGCAGAAGGCGATAA
- a CDS encoding ABC transporter permease, translating to MSELKTYIRQTSALTGRELKHWYRSKMQIFMALIQPVIWLGLFGFAMNGFINSAMEQVGQEIDYMSFLIIGLVIITALTTSMNAGMSVVWDRRFGFLEKLKAAPVPRGVIPLSKVLSTTVKAIIQSLLILIIGLAFGLKFMAGFNVLDFLTLILIVAMVALTFSSIFVALGLVIKNQDVLMGINMLLNLPLMFASGVLFPTASFPEALKIVANVNPLTYAADAARRVSVGDVMISIPSMSLGMDILVLVVVAVVITALGMFFARRGLKA from the coding sequence ATGTCTGAATTGAAAACATACATCAGACAAACCTCTGCCCTTACAGGCAGAGAGTTGAAACATTGGTACAGAAGTAAAATGCAGATATTTATGGCGCTGATCCAGCCGGTTATATGGCTTGGTCTTTTTGGTTTTGCAATGAATGGTTTTATCAATTCAGCCATGGAGCAGGTGGGCCAGGAAATAGATTACATGAGCTTCCTGATCATAGGACTTGTAATAATTACAGCCTTGACTACATCCATGAATGCAGGAATGTCTGTAGTATGGGACAGGAGATTTGGATTCCTTGAAAAACTAAAAGCAGCACCTGTGCCAAGAGGCGTCATTCCGCTCTCGAAGGTCTTGTCCACTACAGTCAAAGCCATAATTCAGTCCCTGTTGATTCTGATTATTGGACTTGCATTTGGCTTAAAGTTCATGGCGGGATTTAATGTATTAGACTTCCTAACGCTGATCCTGATCGTTGCGATGGTAGCTCTTACATTCTCTTCGATATTTGTTGCGCTGGGACTTGTAATCAAGAATCAGGATGTACTAATGGGCATAAACATGCTTTTGAACCTTCCATTAATGTTTGCATCTGGCGTCCTGTTCCCAACCGCTTCATTCCCAGAAGCATTGAAGATAGTGGCAAATGTCAATCCACTTACTTACGCAGCAGATGCCGCCAGAAGAGTATCTGTCGGAGATGTGATGATATCAATTCCCAGCATGAGTCTGGGAATGGACATACTAGTATTGGTTGTTGTAGCAGTAGTAATCACTGCACTGGGTATGTTTTTTGCAAGACGCGGTTTAAAGGCCTGA